A single genomic interval of Leptolyngbyaceae cyanobacterium harbors:
- a CDS encoding response regulator has translation MQHILIIDDEEALRASLSFILISEGYKVTTIPDGMTALETVKKHDYDLIVLDLMLPYMDGLELCWRIRQFSNIPIIILTAKDHDSDKVWGLKAGADDYITKPFSARELLARIEAVLRRTARVRSLS, from the coding sequence ATGCAACACATATTAATAATAGATGATGAAGAGGCATTAAGAGCCAGCCTTTCATTTATACTCATTTCCGAAGGTTATAAAGTTACAACCATCCCAGATGGAATGACCGCTTTAGAAACAGTCAAAAAACATGATTACGATCTGATCGTCCTAGATTTAATGTTACCTTACATGGATGGATTAGAACTTTGCTGGCGCATCCGACAGTTTTCTAACATCCCGATTATAATTTTGACCGCTAAAGACCACGACTCTGATAAAGTTTGGGGTTTAAAAGCAGGTGCAGACGACTATATAACAAAACCCTTTAGCGCTCGCGAACTTTTAGCAAGGATAGAAGCGGTTCTCCGTCGTACCGCTCGGGTGCGATCGCTTTCCTGA